The following proteins come from a genomic window of Tepidiforma thermophila:
- the proB gene encoding glutamate 5-kinase has product MRYRRIVAKFGTSLLTAGSDRLDLEAMSRLVGQVVRLRQAGCQVAVVSSGAQAAGRHRLRGRAATMRALSRQAIASVGQSHLMQSWDELFDWHDTVVAQVLLTRRDLSDRLAYLNARNTLRDLLDAGTVPIINENDAVALDEVLATRIGENDSLSAYVANLVDADLLVILTDVAGLYDADPRTNPGAQLIRRVERIDARIEALGGGAHGPGTGGMATKLRAAHIATQAGVDVVICSGREPEALIAAARGETTGTYFPAPGDRLESRKRWILGNITRGGWITVDAGAAEALRARGRSLLPAGVAAVSGSFQRGDSVEVRDLEGNRVAAGLVNYSSEELERIRGVRSDRIAEVLGYSYGEEVVHRDNLVLL; this is encoded by the coding sequence GTGCGTTACCGGCGGATTGTGGCGAAGTTCGGGACGAGCCTGCTGACGGCGGGTTCGGACCGGCTCGACCTGGAGGCGATGTCGCGGCTGGTGGGGCAGGTGGTGCGGCTCCGGCAGGCGGGGTGCCAGGTGGCGGTGGTCTCATCGGGGGCGCAGGCTGCAGGGCGGCACCGGCTGCGGGGACGGGCTGCGACGATGCGGGCGCTGAGCCGGCAGGCGATTGCGTCGGTGGGGCAGAGCCACCTGATGCAAAGCTGGGATGAGCTGTTTGACTGGCACGATACGGTGGTGGCGCAGGTGCTGCTGACGCGGCGCGACCTTTCGGACCGGCTGGCCTACCTGAACGCACGAAACACCCTGCGCGACCTGCTCGATGCGGGGACGGTGCCGATCATCAACGAGAACGATGCGGTGGCGCTCGACGAGGTGCTGGCAACGCGGATTGGGGAGAACGACAGCCTCTCGGCGTATGTGGCGAACCTCGTCGATGCGGACCTGCTGGTGATCCTGACGGACGTGGCAGGCCTGTACGATGCGGACCCGAGGACGAACCCGGGCGCGCAGCTGATCCGGCGGGTGGAGCGGATCGATGCGCGGATCGAGGCGCTGGGCGGGGGAGCGCACGGGCCTGGGACGGGCGGGATGGCGACGAAGCTGCGGGCGGCGCATATCGCGACGCAGGCCGGGGTCGATGTGGTGATCTGCTCGGGGCGGGAGCCGGAGGCGCTCATTGCGGCAGCGCGGGGCGAGACGACGGGGACCTACTTCCCGGCGCCGGGGGACCGGCTGGAGAGCCGGAAGCGGTGGATCCTGGGGAACATCACGCGGGGCGGGTGGATTACGGTTGATGCGGGCGCGGCGGAGGCGCTGCGGGCGCGGGGCCGGAGCCTGCTGCCGGCGGGGGTTGCTGCGGTCTCGGGGAGCTTCCAGCGGGGCGATTCGGTGGAAGTGCGCGACCTTGAGGGGAACCGGGTGGCGGCCGGGCTCGTGAACTATTCGTCGGAGGAGCTGGAGCGGATCCGCGGGGTGCGGTCGGACCGGATTGCGGAGGTGCTGGGGTACAGCTACGGGGAGGAAGTGGTGCACCGCGACAACCTGGTGCTGCTGTGA
- a CDS encoding 2-isopropylmalate synthase, with the protein MPEKIYIFDTTLRDGEQSAGVAFTPGEKLEIARQLEKLGVDIIEAGFPCSTPGDLEAVRTIAREVRTPTICALARAVPADIDTAWEAVKEASEPRIHVFINSSDIQMAHQLRKDREQVLIQAEEMVKHAARYTSNVEFSPMDATRADPHFIFEIVRRCIDAGATTINIPDSVGYAIPEELGAFFRALFENVPNIHKARVSFHGQNDLGLCTANTLTAIQNGARQVEVTINGIGERAGNTSLEEVVMAIKTRSDFLPFYTDINTREIYRTSKLVERYSGMPVQWNKAIVGKNAFRHGSGIHQDGILKLRETWEIMDPAEIGIPQGTQLVLGKLSGRHAFKEHMLELGYELTDEELNRVFAAFKELADKKIEVDDRDLEALVNENVRAMDTAGWRLDLVQVSAGDHATPTATLRLVDPEGNIKVDAAVGTGPVDAVYRAMNRITGLAPRLTEFSVKSVTEGIDAQGEVTIRIEDDKGRTYTGRAADTDIIVASARAYMNALNRMLSVQARNAEVRANP; encoded by the coding sequence ATGCCCGAAAAAATCTACATCTTCGATACCACCCTCCGTGACGGCGAACAGTCCGCAGGCGTCGCCTTCACCCCCGGCGAAAAGCTCGAAATCGCCCGCCAGCTCGAAAAGCTCGGCGTCGACATCATCGAAGCCGGTTTCCCCTGTTCCACGCCGGGCGACCTCGAAGCCGTCCGCACCATCGCCCGCGAGGTCCGCACGCCGACCATCTGCGCCCTCGCCCGCGCCGTCCCCGCCGACATCGATACCGCCTGGGAGGCCGTCAAAGAAGCCTCCGAGCCCCGCATCCACGTCTTCATCAACTCCAGCGACATCCAGATGGCCCACCAGCTCCGCAAAGACCGCGAGCAGGTGCTCATCCAGGCCGAGGAGATGGTGAAGCACGCCGCCCGCTACACCAGCAACGTCGAATTCAGCCCGATGGACGCCACCCGGGCCGACCCCCACTTCATCTTCGAAATCGTCCGCCGCTGCATCGATGCCGGCGCCACCACCATCAACATCCCCGACTCCGTCGGCTACGCCATCCCCGAAGAGCTCGGCGCCTTCTTCCGCGCTCTCTTCGAAAACGTCCCCAACATCCACAAGGCCCGCGTCTCCTTCCACGGCCAAAACGACCTCGGCCTCTGCACCGCCAACACCCTCACCGCCATCCAGAACGGCGCCCGCCAGGTCGAAGTCACCATCAACGGCATCGGCGAACGCGCCGGCAATACCTCCCTCGAAGAAGTCGTCATGGCCATTAAGACCCGCAGCGACTTCCTCCCCTTCTACACCGACATCAACACCCGCGAGATCTACCGCACCTCCAAGCTCGTCGAACGCTACTCCGGCATGCCCGTCCAGTGGAACAAGGCCATCGTCGGCAAGAACGCCTTCCGCCACGGCTCCGGCATCCACCAGGACGGCATCCTCAAGCTCCGCGAAACCTGGGAAATCATGGACCCCGCCGAAATCGGCATCCCCCAGGGCACCCAGCTCGTCCTCGGCAAGCTCTCCGGCCGCCACGCCTTCAAAGAGCACATGCTCGAACTCGGCTACGAACTCACCGACGAAGAACTGAACCGCGTCTTCGCCGCCTTCAAAGAGCTCGCCGATAAGAAAATCGAAGTCGACGACCGCGACCTCGAGGCGCTCGTCAACGAAAACGTCCGCGCCATGGATACCGCCGGCTGGCGGCTCGACCTCGTCCAGGTCTCCGCAGGCGACCACGCCACCCCGACGGCCACCCTCCGCCTCGTCGACCCCGAAGGCAACATCAAGGTCGATGCCGCCGTCGGCACCGGCCCCGTCGACGCCGTCTACCGCGCCATGAACCGGATTACCGGCCTCGCCCCGCGTCTCACGGAGTTCTCCGTCAAGAGCGTGACCGAAGGCATCGACGCCCAGGGCGAAGTCACCATCCGCATCGAAGACGACAAAGGCCGCACCTACACCGGCCGCGCCGCCGATACCGACATCATCGTCGCCAGCGCCCGGGCCTACATGAACGCCCTCAACCGGATGCTCTCCGTCCAGGCGCGCAACGCCGAGGTCCGCGCCAACCCCTAG
- a CDS encoding HAMP domain-containing protein, whose translation MRRRHLPGLSAISNLNIANKLGLIVAVMAVPIVALLVVQFLDQRATQEQAAKERDGLEYVSTVIPFLREVQLHRGLVLRVLAGDANSVETMNQSARAADNALAAINEMDARYGSRFGTRDLVAFLNQEWANVKNSTGSPETANAAHTRLIQDGIFPLLSTVALRSELVLDPDLDTRNVIAALTESLPRLTESLSLIRATGTETLITRANLTATDQQKAFLAAQLAIASEHAAALDRQLQVAIAENSDFAATLDPAVRRAATTRTTFFDMTRGQVLVSGNLSGTAAEGFFYMGGSAIDTSNQLLAAAQETLNAAFDQRAADARQQFYLFGGAAVGGVALALLLAIVISLSITRPVRHLAEVADRISLGELDARIDVESNDEIGRLAESLRRMQTSLRAAIERLRQRRQQAA comes from the coding sequence ATGCGTCGTCGTCACCTGCCCGGCCTCTCGGCCATCAGCAACCTGAACATCGCCAACAAACTCGGCCTCATCGTGGCCGTCATGGCGGTCCCAATCGTCGCCCTGCTCGTCGTCCAGTTCCTCGACCAGCGCGCCACCCAGGAACAGGCCGCCAAAGAGCGCGATGGCCTCGAATACGTCTCCACCGTCATCCCCTTCCTCCGCGAAGTCCAGCTCCACCGCGGCCTCGTCCTCCGCGTCCTCGCCGGCGACGCCAACTCCGTCGAAACGATGAACCAGTCCGCCCGCGCAGCCGACAACGCGCTCGCCGCCATCAACGAGATGGATGCCCGCTACGGCAGCCGCTTCGGCACCCGCGACCTCGTCGCCTTCCTCAACCAGGAGTGGGCGAACGTCAAGAACTCCACCGGCAGCCCCGAGACTGCCAACGCTGCCCACACCCGCCTCATCCAGGACGGCATCTTCCCCCTCCTCTCCACCGTCGCCCTCCGCTCCGAACTCGTCCTCGACCCCGACCTTGATACCCGCAACGTCATCGCCGCCCTCACCGAATCACTCCCCCGCCTCACCGAATCGCTCTCCCTCATCCGCGCCACCGGCACCGAAACCCTGATCACCCGGGCCAACCTCACCGCAACCGACCAGCAGAAGGCGTTCCTCGCGGCCCAGCTCGCCATCGCTTCCGAGCACGCTGCCGCCCTCGACCGCCAGCTCCAGGTCGCCATCGCCGAGAATAGCGATTTCGCCGCCACCCTCGACCCGGCCGTCCGCCGCGCCGCAACCACCCGCACCACCTTCTTCGACATGACCCGCGGCCAGGTCCTGGTCAGCGGCAACCTCTCCGGCACCGCGGCCGAAGGCTTCTTCTACATGGGCGGCAGCGCGATCGATACCTCGAACCAGCTCCTGGCCGCCGCACAGGAGACCCTCAACGCCGCCTTCGACCAGCGCGCAGCCGATGCCCGCCAGCAGTTCTACCTCTTCGGCGGCGCAGCCGTCGGTGGCGTCGCGCTCGCCCTGCTCCTCGCCATCGTCATCTCCCTCAGCATCACCCGCCCGGTCCGCCACCTCGCCGAAGTCGCCGACCGCATCAGCCTCGGCGAACTCGACGCCCGGATCGACGTCGAGTCCAACGACGAAATCGGCCGCCTCGCCGAATCGCTCCGCCGTATGCAGACCAGCCTGCGCGCCGCAATCGAACGCCTGCGCCAGCGCCGCCAGCAGGCCGCCTGA
- a CDS encoding phage holin family protein has protein sequence MPGYSVIVGRFEREPSTAGRLAAFVIRWLVTAVAVWVAAALVPGIHLDGFGSTLAVALILGLLNAYLKPLLIISAFPGIILSLGLLLILINTALLALAAWIAGKFDGIAFSIDGFWSAFFGAILISLVSFLLTRFINPGRLARRFD, from the coding sequence ATGCCCGGTTACTCCGTCATCGTCGGCCGCTTCGAACGCGAACCCTCCACCGCCGGCCGCCTCGCGGCCTTCGTCATCCGCTGGCTCGTCACCGCCGTGGCCGTCTGGGTCGCCGCGGCGCTCGTCCCCGGCATCCACCTCGACGGCTTCGGCAGCACGCTCGCCGTCGCCCTCATCCTCGGCCTCCTCAACGCCTACCTGAAGCCCCTCCTCATCATCAGCGCATTTCCCGGCATCATCCTCTCCCTCGGCCTCCTCCTCATCCTCATCAACACCGCCCTCCTCGCCCTCGCCGCCTGGATCGCCGGCAAGTTCGATGGCATCGCCTTCTCCATCGATGGCTTCTGGAGCGCCTTCTTCGGCGCCATCCTCATCTCCCTGGTCAGCTTCCTCCTGACCCGCTTCATCAACCCCGGCCGCCTCGCACGCCGCTTCGACTGA
- a CDS encoding acyl-CoA dehydrogenase family protein: MEFRLSPETEAWRQELRAFLKAELPPEFEGDDDFFDAKERVPFAREFMRKLGARRWLAPAWPEQYGGMGKTAIEQFILNEELAYHRAPSGGRLFTIGITGPTVLVHGTEEQKARYLPKMASGEEWYCQGFSEPGSGSDLASMQTRAVRDGDEYIINGQKIWTSNGHVADRMMLLARTDPDRPKHKGISAFIVDMRSPGITVQPIENLAYRHDFNQVFFEDVRVPARDLLGGENNGWYVATTTLDFERSNIAAISGARRTVHDLIRWAKERHPGGRPWDKPEVRLKLADLAIKAEVGRLVAFRTAWLQAKGEVPNYEASIGKVWMAMLGIEVANAGVNLLGPYGALQPGSKWAQLRGRVLTSYLLSVSGPIGGGTSEIQKNIIAQRGLGLPRG; the protein is encoded by the coding sequence ATGGAGTTCCGGCTTTCCCCGGAGACGGAGGCCTGGCGCCAGGAGCTGCGGGCGTTCCTCAAGGCCGAGCTGCCGCCGGAGTTCGAAGGCGACGACGACTTTTTCGATGCGAAGGAGCGGGTGCCGTTCGCCCGGGAGTTCATGCGGAAGCTGGGGGCGCGGCGGTGGCTGGCGCCGGCCTGGCCGGAGCAGTACGGCGGGATGGGGAAGACGGCGATCGAGCAGTTTATCCTGAACGAGGAGCTTGCCTACCACCGTGCGCCCTCGGGCGGGCGGCTGTTCACCATCGGAATCACGGGGCCGACGGTGCTGGTCCACGGGACGGAGGAGCAGAAGGCGCGCTATCTGCCGAAGATGGCCTCGGGCGAGGAGTGGTACTGCCAGGGCTTCAGCGAGCCGGGGAGCGGGTCGGACCTGGCGAGCATGCAGACGCGGGCGGTGCGGGACGGGGATGAGTACATCATCAACGGTCAGAAAATCTGGACCTCGAACGGGCACGTGGCGGACCGGATGATGCTCCTGGCGCGGACGGACCCGGACCGGCCGAAGCACAAGGGGATCAGCGCCTTCATTGTGGACATGCGGTCGCCGGGGATTACGGTGCAGCCGATTGAGAACCTCGCATACCGGCACGACTTCAACCAGGTGTTCTTCGAGGACGTCCGGGTGCCGGCGCGCGACCTGCTGGGCGGGGAGAATAACGGCTGGTACGTGGCGACGACGACGCTCGACTTCGAGCGGTCGAACATTGCGGCGATTTCCGGTGCGCGGCGGACGGTGCACGACCTGATCCGGTGGGCGAAGGAGCGGCACCCGGGCGGGCGGCCATGGGATAAGCCGGAGGTGCGGCTGAAGCTGGCGGACCTGGCGATCAAGGCGGAGGTGGGGCGGCTGGTGGCGTTCCGGACGGCATGGCTGCAGGCGAAGGGGGAGGTGCCGAACTACGAGGCGAGTATCGGCAAGGTGTGGATGGCGATGCTCGGCATCGAGGTGGCGAATGCCGGGGTGAACCTGCTGGGGCCGTACGGGGCGCTGCAGCCGGGTTCGAAATGGGCGCAGCTGCGGGGGCGTGTCCTGACGAGCTACCTGCTGTCGGTCTCCGGCCCGATCGGCGGCGGCACGAGCGAAATCCAGAAGAACATCATCGCGCAGCGCGGGCTGGGGCTGCCCCGGGGGTAG
- a CDS encoding VOC family protein: protein MARVRRLNHAVLFVRDAERAAAFYERAFGFEVIANMGGRAVFLRAAGSDNHHDLGLFALGEGAPGPFTGQAVGLYHLAWQVDTIEELAEMRRVLAELGALTGQSDHGATKSLYGQDPDGNEFEVMWLVPREAWGPYDREAVTRPLNLARELERFGRKGEAGSPDC, encoded by the coding sequence ATGGCTCGCGTGCGGCGGTTGAATCATGCGGTGCTGTTCGTCCGCGACGCGGAGCGGGCGGCGGCGTTTTACGAGCGCGCGTTCGGGTTCGAGGTGATTGCGAACATGGGCGGCCGGGCCGTCTTTCTGCGGGCGGCGGGTTCGGACAACCACCACGACCTCGGGCTGTTTGCGCTGGGCGAGGGAGCGCCCGGGCCGTTCACCGGGCAGGCGGTGGGGCTGTACCACCTCGCGTGGCAGGTGGACACGATCGAGGAGCTGGCGGAGATGCGACGGGTGCTGGCGGAGCTTGGGGCGCTTACGGGGCAATCCGACCACGGTGCGACGAAGTCGCTCTACGGGCAGGACCCGGACGGCAACGAGTTCGAGGTGATGTGGCTGGTGCCGCGGGAGGCGTGGGGGCCGTATGACCGGGAAGCGGTGACGCGGCCGCTGAACCTCGCGCGGGAGCTGGAGCGGTTCGGGCGGAAGGGTGAGGCCGGCTCGCCGGATTGTTAA
- a CDS encoding DUF4388 domain-containing protein — MPEGLTGSLAQLPLIDLLKMLAAGAQSGRLELSSGLDLGDLYLHRGQLVHAEASGDWGEAAFARLVTWPNGQFRFIPGEEPPERTIARPLDQLLAEAARIASEREAIRRVVPSMDIVPRLARKAPRPQLTIDAADWELITLLDGSRTAASLAAELGLDDFEAMRRIYRLKLAGLVEFEKPQQLAPAARALAGPAFFQALHTAVAAAVGPLAEIIIDDCLDAMGHTRQDFPRDGIARLAEAISNEITDPEKRVKFQQTMLALIRGQQAA; from the coding sequence ATGCCCGAAGGACTCACCGGCAGCCTCGCCCAGCTCCCCCTTATCGACCTCCTGAAAATGCTCGCCGCCGGCGCGCAATCCGGCCGCCTCGAACTCTCCTCAGGCCTCGACCTCGGCGACCTCTACCTCCACCGGGGCCAGCTCGTCCACGCCGAGGCATCCGGCGACTGGGGCGAGGCCGCCTTCGCCCGCCTCGTCACCTGGCCCAACGGCCAGTTCCGCTTCATCCCCGGCGAAGAACCCCCCGAGCGCACCATCGCCAGGCCGCTCGACCAGCTCCTCGCCGAGGCTGCCCGGATCGCCTCCGAACGCGAGGCCATCCGCCGCGTCGTCCCCTCCATGGACATCGTCCCCCGCCTCGCCCGGAAGGCCCCCCGTCCCCAGCTGACCATCGACGCCGCCGACTGGGAGCTCATCACCCTCCTCGACGGTTCCCGCACCGCTGCCTCGCTCGCCGCCGAACTCGGCCTCGACGACTTCGAAGCCATGCGCCGCATCTATCGCCTGAAGCTCGCCGGTCTCGTGGAATTCGAAAAGCCCCAGCAGCTCGCCCCCGCCGCCAGGGCGCTCGCCGGCCCGGCCTTCTTCCAGGCGCTCCACACCGCCGTCGCCGCCGCCGTCGGCCCCCTCGCCGAGATCATCATCGACGACTGCCTCGACGCCATGGGCCACACCCGCCAGGACTTCCCCCGCGACGGCATCGCCCGCCTCGCTGAGGCGATCAGCAACGAAATCACCGACCCCGAAAAGCGCGTCAAATTCCAGCAGACGATGCTCGCGCTGATCCGCGGCCAGCAGGCAGCCTAG
- a CDS encoding MFS transporter, whose translation MLESPSRAPRFYGWVVVGAVFGILFVAFGAAYSFAAFFNALRDDFGATRGDISLVFALAGFLYFGLGAVTGLLADRLGPRRVIGAGILCIAAGMAAAAFAQAVWQVYLTYSLGVGLGVGLAYVPAVGVVQRWFIRRRGMASGFAVAGIGAGTLVMPLVAAAAIETLGWRPSFVLLAVVALAIGIPSVLAIVPNPADRGLYPDGDRFPPPAVGPAGGPTVAQVLRTRAFWLMFGAGLSTSLGIFIPFAHLTPYARDHGYSDAFGALLVGLIGVGSIAGRLVLGSSADRLGRRRSLAGTFTAMAICLAWWLIATEAWALVLFAVAFGASYGGFVALMPALAADYFAGRRFSTVLGLIYTSAAVGALVGPTLAGALYDARESYALPITLGILLNGVAVACMVLLRDPAPAASTAPSAAPAAR comes from the coding sequence ATGCTGGAATCCCCCTCCCGGGCGCCGCGGTTCTACGGCTGGGTCGTCGTCGGCGCCGTCTTCGGCATCCTCTTCGTCGCCTTCGGCGCCGCCTACTCCTTCGCAGCCTTCTTCAACGCCCTCCGCGACGACTTCGGCGCCACCCGCGGCGATATCTCCCTCGTCTTCGCCCTGGCCGGGTTCCTCTATTTCGGCCTCGGCGCCGTCACCGGCCTCCTCGCCGACCGCCTCGGCCCCCGCCGGGTCATCGGCGCCGGCATCCTCTGCATCGCAGCCGGCATGGCCGCCGCGGCTTTCGCCCAGGCTGTCTGGCAGGTCTACCTCACCTACTCCCTCGGCGTCGGCCTCGGCGTCGGGCTGGCCTACGTCCCGGCCGTCGGAGTCGTCCAGCGCTGGTTCATCCGCCGGCGCGGCATGGCCTCCGGCTTCGCCGTGGCCGGCATCGGCGCCGGCACCCTTGTCATGCCGCTCGTCGCCGCAGCCGCCATTGAAACCCTCGGCTGGCGCCCCTCGTTCGTCCTCCTCGCGGTCGTCGCCCTCGCCATCGGCATCCCCTCCGTCCTCGCCATCGTCCCCAACCCCGCCGACCGCGGCCTCTACCCCGACGGCGACCGCTTTCCGCCCCCGGCGGTCGGCCCCGCGGGCGGCCCCACCGTCGCCCAGGTGCTCCGCACCCGCGCCTTCTGGCTCATGTTCGGTGCCGGCCTCTCCACCAGCCTCGGCATCTTCATCCCCTTCGCCCACCTCACCCCCTACGCCCGCGACCACGGCTACTCCGATGCCTTCGGCGCCCTCCTCGTCGGGCTCATCGGCGTCGGCTCGATCGCCGGCCGGCTCGTCCTCGGCAGCTCCGCCGACCGCCTCGGCCGCCGCCGCTCCCTCGCCGGCACCTTCACCGCGATGGCCATCTGCCTCGCCTGGTGGCTGATCGCCACCGAAGCCTGGGCCCTCGTGCTCTTCGCCGTGGCCTTCGGCGCCTCCTACGGCGGGTTCGTCGCTCTCATGCCGGCCCTCGCCGCCGACTACTTCGCCGGCCGCCGCTTCTCCACCGTCCTCGGCCTCATCTACACCAGCGCCGCCGTTGGCGCGCTCGTCGGCCCCACCCTCGCCGGCGCCCTCTACGATGCCCGCGAAAGCTACGCGCTCCCCATCACCCTCGGCATCCTGCTCAATGGCGTCGCCGTCGCCTGCATGGTCCTCCTCCGCGACCCGGCTCCCGCCGCCAGCACAGCGCCCTCCGCCGCGCCCGCAGCGCGCTAG
- a CDS encoding MFS transporter has protein sequence MSANALESRDFRLLFAGSVLVSFVMPMQFLTQVFWVQERYPEREVLFIGLLGASRGSAMILFGLVGGALADRMERRRLLIATQLAALAINGAIAALMLAEPFGAANVAVLLALTFAAAANMAVDQPARQAATPAIVGMAAVPSAIALQMVAQQVTFPLALPLVGFLNGRLEAGQVYAMTLLAWAGVLPLLFALRFRSRGQGAAGAGVVRNTWEGLRYTRGEPTIFAVIVLVLAIQLLGMPGPASLGPSWMRNVLGLSETQFGFMAMTWGLGTMAASLVFWKRSDLPGRGLTLWAGGAGFGLCALVFAYSRLVPLTALANFGLGFMLVTTMVSSTTIAQQRVEEAMRGRVMGLFPLAMGLAMLAAFPVGAAAQATSMEAVFPAMAWATLAAVAGAIALQPGLRREAPRTA, from the coding sequence ATGTCGGCGAACGCCCTCGAGTCGCGGGATTTCCGGCTGCTGTTCGCGGGGTCGGTGCTCGTCAGCTTCGTGATGCCGATGCAGTTCCTGACGCAAGTCTTCTGGGTGCAGGAGCGGTACCCGGAGCGTGAGGTGCTGTTCATTGGGCTGCTTGGGGCGTCGCGGGGCTCGGCGATGATCCTGTTCGGGCTGGTCGGGGGTGCGCTGGCGGACCGGATGGAGCGGCGGCGGCTGCTGATTGCGACACAGCTGGCGGCGCTGGCGATCAACGGGGCGATTGCGGCGCTGATGCTGGCGGAGCCGTTCGGCGCGGCGAACGTGGCGGTGCTGCTGGCACTGACGTTCGCGGCGGCGGCGAACATGGCGGTCGACCAGCCGGCACGGCAGGCGGCGACGCCGGCGATTGTGGGGATGGCGGCCGTGCCCTCGGCGATTGCGCTGCAGATGGTGGCGCAGCAGGTGACGTTCCCGCTGGCGCTGCCGCTGGTGGGCTTCCTGAATGGACGGCTGGAGGCCGGGCAGGTGTACGCGATGACGCTTTTGGCGTGGGCTGGGGTGCTGCCGCTGCTGTTCGCGCTGCGGTTCCGGTCGCGGGGGCAGGGGGCGGCGGGCGCGGGGGTGGTGCGGAACACCTGGGAGGGGCTGCGCTATACGCGGGGCGAGCCGACGATCTTCGCGGTCATTGTGCTGGTGCTGGCGATTCAGCTGCTGGGGATGCCGGGGCCGGCGTCGCTTGGTCCTTCGTGGATGCGGAATGTGCTGGGCCTTTCGGAGACGCAGTTCGGTTTTATGGCGATGACCTGGGGGTTGGGCACGATGGCGGCGTCGCTGGTTTTTTGGAAGCGGAGCGACCTGCCGGGGCGGGGGCTGACGCTTTGGGCGGGGGGCGCCGGGTTCGGGCTGTGCGCGCTGGTCTTCGCCTATTCGCGGCTGGTGCCGCTGACGGCGCTGGCGAACTTCGGGCTCGGGTTCATGCTCGTGACGACGATGGTGTCGTCGACGACGATTGCGCAGCAGCGGGTGGAGGAAGCGATGCGCGGGAGGGTGATGGGGCTGTTCCCGCTTGCGATGGGGCTGGCGATGCTGGCGGCGTTCCCCGTGGGGGCGGCGGCCCAGGCGACGAGCATGGAGGCGGTGTTCCCGGCGATGGCCTGGGCGACGCTGGCGGCGGTGGCCGGGGCGATCGCGCTCCAGCCCGGGCTGCGGCGTGAGGCGCCGCGGACGGCGTAA
- a CDS encoding RNA polymerase sigma factor, giving the protein MAGLAWPMGAIALALAADFGGIEAADGPGRAEPGLIERLRRREPGAWRELFEREMPAIYRYAYSRVASASDAEDLAALVFEQAWRSAEHLQDRGLPARAWLFGIARHVVTEHRRRLFRAPPVVALEAFDGADPGLEGHDEQVALAKAVASLPRADAEVVTLRFLHGLSLAETAEAMGATVDAVKSRQTRALRKLRELLGDPGGRRQAC; this is encoded by the coding sequence GTGGCGGGCCTGGCGTGGCCGATGGGAGCGATCGCACTGGCGCTGGCCGCCGACTTCGGGGGGATTGAGGCGGCGGACGGGCCGGGGAGGGCAGAACCAGGGCTGATCGAGCGGCTGCGGCGACGGGAGCCCGGCGCATGGCGCGAACTGTTCGAGCGGGAGATGCCGGCGATCTACCGGTACGCGTACTCGCGGGTAGCCTCGGCGAGCGACGCGGAGGACCTGGCAGCGCTGGTGTTCGAGCAGGCGTGGCGGAGTGCTGAGCACCTGCAGGACCGGGGGCTGCCGGCACGGGCGTGGCTGTTCGGGATTGCGCGGCATGTGGTGACGGAGCACCGGCGGCGGCTGTTCCGGGCTCCGCCGGTGGTTGCGCTGGAGGCGTTTGATGGGGCAGACCCCGGGCTGGAGGGGCATGACGAGCAGGTCGCGCTGGCGAAGGCGGTTGCGAGCCTGCCGCGGGCCGATGCGGAGGTGGTGACGCTGCGATTCCTCCACGGGCTTTCGCTGGCGGAAACGGCGGAGGCGATGGGGGCGACGGTCGACGCCGTGAAGTCGCGGCAGACGCGGGCGCTGCGGAAGCTGCGGGAGCTGCTGGGCGACCCTGGTGGCCGGCGGCAGGCGTGCTAG